Proteins from one Gossypium raimondii isolate GPD5lz chromosome 8, ASM2569854v1, whole genome shotgun sequence genomic window:
- the LOC105791324 gene encoding ABC transporter F family member 3, translated as MTEVASSVVHEVLGRRAEDVDKPIIDYIINVLADEDFDFGEDGDGAFEAIGELLVAAECVSDFSECRKVCSTLSEKFGKHGLVKPKPTVRSLATPFRMNEGMEEAAPKKKPEPVDGPLLSERDKMKLERRKRKEERQREAQYQMHLAEMEAAREGMPVVCVNHDSSGGPAVRDIHMENFNVSVGGRDLIVDGSVTLSFGRHYGLVGRNGTGKTTFLRYMAMHAIEGIPSNCQILHVEQEVVGDDTTALQCVLNSDIERTQLLQEEANLLARQKELDLEDENGKSGEDLNGMPDKDAILQRLEQIYKRLEVIDADSAESRAASILAGLSFSPEMQQRATKTFSGGWRMRIALARALFIEPDLLLLDEPTNHLDLHAVLWLESYLVKWPKTFIVVSHAREFLNLVVTDIIHLQGQKLTAYKGNYDTFEKTRQEQIKNQQKAVEANERARSHMQAFIDKFRYNAKRASLVQSRIKALERMEHVDEIVNDPDYKFEFPTPDDRPGPPIISFSDASFGYPGGPVLFKNLNFGIDLDSRIAMVGPNGIGKSTILKLIAGELQPISGTVFRSAKVRIAVFSQHHVDGLDLSSNPLLYMMRCYPGVPEQKLRGHLGSFGVTGNLALQPMYTLSGGQKSRVAFAKITFKKPHIILLDEPSNHLDLDAVEALIQGLVLFQGGILMVSHDEHLISGSVDELWVVSEGRVNPFHGTFQDYKKLLQSSS; from the exons ATGACTGAAGTGGCAAGCTCTGTAGTGCACGAGGTGCTAGGCCGCAGAGCCGAGGATGTGGATAAACCAATCATTGATTACATCATCAACGTCCTCGCTGACGAAGATTTCGACTTCGGAGAGGACGGTGATGGCGCCTTCGAGGCCATCGGTGAGCTCCTAGTTGCCGCCGAATGCGTTTCTGACTTTTCCGAGTGCCGCAAG GTTTGTAGTACACTATCTGAGAAATTCGGAAAGCATGGGTTGGTTAAACCGAAGCCAACTGTCCGGAGCCTAGCAACGCCATTTAGGATGAATGAAGGTATGGAGGAGGCGGCTCCAAAGAAAAAGCCAGAGCCAGTTGATGGTCCATTACTGTCTGAACGCGATAAAATGAAGCTCGAGAGGAGGAAGAGAAAGGAGGAGCGCCAAAGAGAG GCACAATACCAAATGCATCTAGCAGAGATGGAAGCAGCTAGGGAAGGAATGCCTGTTGTTTGTGTGAATCATGACTCTAGTGGCGGCCCAGCTGTTAGGGATATTCATATGGAGAACTTCAATGTTTCAGTTGGTGGTCGGGATCTTATTGTTGATGGTTCAGTTACACTTTCTTTTGGAAGGCATTATG GTCTTGTGGGAAGAAATGGTACAGGGAAGACAACATTCCTTAGGTACATGGCTATGCATGCTATTGAAGGAATTCCTTCAAACTGCCAGATTCTACATGTTGAGCAAGAAGTAGTTGGTGATGATACAACAGCCTTGCAGTGTGTTCTTAACTCTGATATCGAAAGAACCCAGCTTTTGCAAGAGGAAGCTAATTTACTTGCACGACAG aaagaattggaccttGAAGATGAAAATGGAAAGAGTGGAGAAGATCTAAATGGGATGCCTGATAAAGATGCCATCTTGCAAAGACTTGAGCAGATATACAAAAGGCTTGAGGTCATTGATGCAGATTCTGCAGAGTCTCGTGCAGCTTCTATTCTTGCT GGTCTCAGTTTCTCTCCAGAAATGCAGCAGAGGGCAACAAAAACATTTTCTGGAGGATGGAGAATGCGAATTGCTCTAGCCCGTGCACTATTTATAGAACCTGATTTGTTGCTTCTTGATGAACCTACG AATCATCTTGATCTTCATGCTGTCCTGTGGCTGGAATCTTACCTGGTGAAGTGGCCAAAAACATTTATAGTTGTGTCTCATGCTAGAGAATTCTTGAATTTG GTGGTTACTGACATTATTCATCTACAAGGACAAAAATTGACAGCCTACAAAGGAAATTATGATACCTTTGAGAAGACAAGACAGGAACAGATTAAGAACCAACAGAAAGCCGTTGAGGCAAATGAACGAGCAAGATCCCACATGCAG GcctttattgataaatttaggTATAATGCAAAGAGAGCATCGCTTGTTCAGTCCAGAATCAAg GCATTGGAGCGGATGGAGCATGTAGATGAAATTGTTAATGACCCCGA TTACAAATTTGAGTTCCCAACCCCAGATGATAGACCAGGGCCTCCTATCATAAGTTTCAG TGATGCATCATTTGGCTATCCTGGGGGCCCAGTATTGTTTAAGAATCTCAATTTTGGTATAGATCTAGACAGCCGCATAGCAA TGGTTGGTCCAAATGGGATTGGAAAGTCAACAATACTTAAATTAATTGCTGGGGAACTACAACCAATCTCTGGGACAGTTTTTCGTTCGGCTAAG GTTCGCATTGCTGTGTTCAGTCAACACCATGTTGATGGGCTAGACCTGTCCTCAAATCCCCTGCTATATATGATGCGCTGCTATCCA GGAGTGCCTGAACAAAAACTTCGTGGACACTTGGGTTCTTTTGGTGTGACTGGAAATCTTGCACTGCAGCCAATGTATACTTTGTCTG GTGGTCAAAAAAGTAGAGTTGCTTTTGCAAAGATAACTTTCAAGAAACCACACATAATATTGCTTGATGAGCCATCCAATCATCTT GATTTGGATGCTGTGGAGGCACTAATTCAAGGCCTTGTCTTGTTCCAAGGAGGGATTCTGATG GTTAGTCATGATGAACATCTGATATCTGGAAGTGTAGATGAACTGTGGGTGGTGTCTGAGGGGAGGGTGAACCCTTTCCATGGAACTTTCCAGGACTATAAGAAGCTTCTCCAGTCCTCTTCCTAA